A single window of Bordetella genomosp. 11 DNA harbors:
- a CDS encoding sensor histidine kinase, with protein sequence MKDHILESQTMDWLIGSATEAIVIADTAHSIVLANAAAATLFGHPAAAIVGTAISVLLPDWPALDGTAGGQDPGPAKGEARAGVFELPARRHDGSAFPVEICVSPLTTHWGLRLWMVSIRDISSRKQAEQGLRDSEARLRAVFDTAVDAIITIDDRGRIERFNPAAVRIFGYTEAEVLGRNVSMLMPNPHRDMHDGYLGNYLRTGEKKIIGIGREVVGMRKDGSVFPMDLSVAEMNVAGRRMFTGMVRDITQRKLAEEQYAQLLREVTSANEELTNFAYIVSHDLKAPLRGIGSLANWLVADYADRLDDEGREHLRLLIGRVHRMSGLIDGILEYSRIGRIKEARVRVDLDVLVREIIDLLAPPDHIRITVERPLPVIVAERTRMQQLFQNLISNAINYMDKPQGTIRIGVEPAGGRWRFSVADNGPGIDPRHHERIFQLFQTLAPRDRVESTGVGLTLVKKILEMYGSDICVQSAVGAGATFLFTLPMTGGDTNINESGVNT encoded by the coding sequence ATGAAAGATCACATATTGGAAAGCCAGACGATGGATTGGCTGATCGGTTCGGCCACCGAAGCCATCGTTATCGCGGATACCGCGCACAGTATCGTTCTGGCCAATGCCGCCGCCGCCACGCTATTCGGCCATCCCGCCGCCGCCATCGTGGGGACCGCCATATCCGTCCTGCTTCCCGACTGGCCGGCGCTGGACGGCACGGCCGGTGGCCAGGATCCCGGCCCGGCGAAGGGCGAAGCGCGGGCAGGGGTGTTCGAATTGCCGGCGCGGCGCCACGACGGCAGCGCGTTTCCGGTGGAAATATGCGTATCGCCGCTGACCACCCATTGGGGGCTGCGGCTTTGGATGGTATCCATCCGGGATATCAGCTCGCGCAAGCAGGCCGAACAGGGCTTGCGCGATAGCGAGGCGCGGCTGCGCGCCGTCTTCGACACCGCGGTCGACGCGATCATCACCATCGACGACCGCGGGCGTATCGAACGCTTCAATCCGGCCGCCGTGCGCATCTTCGGCTACACCGAGGCCGAAGTCCTGGGCCGCAACGTGTCGATGCTGATGCCCAATCCGCATCGCGACATGCACGACGGATACCTGGGGAATTACCTGCGCACGGGCGAGAAGAAGATCATCGGCATCGGCCGGGAAGTGGTCGGCATGCGCAAGGACGGCAGCGTTTTCCCGATGGACCTTTCCGTGGCGGAAATGAACGTCGCCGGCAGGCGCATGTTCACCGGCATGGTCCGCGACATCACGCAACGCAAACTCGCCGAAGAGCAATACGCGCAACTGCTGCGCGAAGTCACCAGCGCCAACGAGGAGCTGACCAACTTCGCCTACATCGTTTCGCACGACCTGAAGGCGCCGCTGCGCGGCATCGGTTCGCTGGCGAACTGGCTGGTGGCCGACTACGCGGACCGCCTGGACGACGAGGGGCGCGAGCACCTGCGCCTGCTGATCGGCCGCGTGCACAGGATGAGCGGCCTGATCGACGGCATCCTGGAGTATTCGCGCATCGGGCGGATCAAGGAAGCCCGGGTGCGGGTGGATCTCGACGTCCTGGTGCGCGAGATCATCGACCTGCTGGCGCCCCCGGACCATATCCGCATCACGGTCGAGCGCCCGCTGCCGGTCATCGTCGCCGAACGCACGCGCATGCAGCAGCTCTTCCAGAACCTGATTTCCAACGCCATCAACTACATGGACAAACCGCAGGGGACCATACGCATCGGCGTCGAGCCGGCCGGCGGCCGCTGGCGATTCTCGGTGGCCGATAACGGCCCGGGTATCGATCCGCGCCACCACGAGCGGATATTCCAGCTGTTCCAGACTCTGGCGCCGCGCGATCGGGTTGAAAGCACCGGCGTGGGGCTGACCCTCGTCAAAAAGATCCTGGAGATGTACGGTTCGGATATCTGCGTGCAATCCGCGGTCGGGGCCGGTGCCACATTCCTGTTTACATTGCCCATGACGGGCGGGGACACGAAC
- the phbB gene encoding acetoacetyl-CoA reductase encodes MTQRIAMITGGMGGLGQAIVSRFHQAGHRIVVTVSPGNDHATAWLEAHRRNGIEVSAYQVDVADYDSCVACIERVRREVGDVHILVNNAGITRDATLRKMAQADWDRVIRTNLDSVFNMTQPLLAGMVTNGWGRIVNIASVNGQRGQYGQANYAAAKAGMHGFTMSLAQEMARHGVTVNTISPGYLATRMVTDMPREVLETKVLPLIPMGRLGQPEEIAALVNFVASDDGAYITGANLAINGGLHMQ; translated from the coding sequence ATGACGCAGAGAATCGCAATGATCACGGGGGGGATGGGAGGACTGGGCCAGGCCATCGTCTCGCGCTTTCACCAGGCCGGCCATCGCATCGTCGTGACGGTGTCGCCGGGCAACGACCACGCCACGGCCTGGCTGGAGGCGCATCGCCGCAACGGCATCGAAGTCAGCGCCTATCAGGTCGACGTGGCCGACTATGACAGCTGCGTGGCATGTATCGAACGCGTGCGCAGGGAAGTCGGCGATGTCCATATCCTGGTGAACAATGCCGGCATTACGCGGGATGCGACCTTGCGCAAGATGGCGCAAGCGGATTGGGACCGGGTCATCCGCACCAACCTGGATTCCGTCTTCAACATGACGCAGCCCCTCTTGGCCGGCATGGTGACGAACGGATGGGGCCGCATCGTCAATATCGCCTCGGTCAACGGCCAGCGCGGCCAGTACGGCCAGGCCAACTACGCGGCGGCCAAGGCCGGCATGCACGGTTTCACCATGTCCCTGGCCCAGGAAATGGCCAGGCATGGCGTCACCGTCAACACCATATCGCCCGGCTATCTGGCGACCAGGATGGTGACGGACATGCCCAGGGAAGTCCTGGAAACCAAGGTGTTGCCGCTGATCCCGATGGGCCGCCTGGGCCAGCCGGAAGAAATCGCCGCGCTGGTCAACTTCGTCGCCTCGGACGACGGCGCCTACATAACGGGGGCCAATCTGGCGATCAATGGCGGGCTCCATATGCAGTAG